In one window of Pseudopipra pipra isolate bDixPip1 chromosome 27, bDixPip1.hap1, whole genome shotgun sequence DNA:
- the MARCHF2 gene encoding E3 ubiquitin-protein ligase MARCHF2: MTTGDCCHLPGSLCDCPGSAALSKSVEDSDIGRPQYITQVTAKDGRLLSTVIKALGAQSDGPICRICHEGGNGEGLLSPCDCTGTLGTVHKSCLEKWLSSSNTSYCELCHTEFVVERRPRPLTEWLKDPGPRNEKRTLFCDMVCFLFITPLAAISGWLCLRGAQDHLQFNSRLEAIGLIALTIALFTIYVLWTLVSFRYHCQLYSEWRRTNQKVRLMIPASRSPHPVPHSLLSAKLMKKTADETTV; this comes from the exons ATGACGACGGGGGACTGCTGCCACCTCCCCGGGTCCCTGTGCGACTGCCCGGGCAGCGCTGCCCTCTCCAAGTCGGTGGAGGACTCGGACATCGGGCGCCCTCAGTACATCACCCAGGTCACCGCCAAGGACGGGCGGCTCCTCTCCACCGTCATCAAGGCGCTGGGCGCCCAGAG TGATGGTCCCATCTGTCGAATCTGTCATGAAGGTGGAAATGGGGAGGGACTGCTTTCCCCGTGTGACTGCACAGGAACACTGGGCACCGTGCACAAGAGCTGCCTGGAAAAATGGTTATCCTCCTCCAACACAAGTTACTGTGAGCTCTGCCACACAGAATTTGTTGTAGAGAGAAGACCAAGACCTTTGACAGAG TGGCTGAAGGACCCCGGGCCCCGCAATGAGAAGAGGACCCTGTTCTGTGACATGGTGTGTTTCCTGTTCATCACCCCGCTGGCGGCGATCTCGGGCTGGCTGTGCCTGCGCGGGGCCCAGGACCACCTGCAGTTCAACAGCCGCCTGGAGGCCATCGGACTCATAGCACTCACTATTGCACTTTTCACAATCTACGTCCTCTGGACGCTG GTTTCGTTCCGCTACCACTGCCAGCTGTACTCGGAGTGGCGAAGGACCAACCAGAAAGTCCGCCTGATGATCCCAGCCTCGAGGAGCCCTCACCCCGTGCCCCACTCCCTCCTCTCCGCCAAGCTCATGAAGAAAACCGCGGATGAGACGACCGTCTGA